In the genome of Hyphobacterium sp. CCMP332, one region contains:
- a CDS encoding LON peptidase substrate-binding domain-containing protein, producing the protein MNQVPMFPLSIVPFPGEQVNLHIFEERYKQLILDCHTENKNFGIIPYIKDMLMDYGVEMNLTKIHKVYPNGEMDIRSEGLRVFRVIEFFKEAKSKLYPGAIVDYADNIEDEDYGKRILLWDLLQELFDVLNVRRKFNKKPTDISTFEIGHHVALPLDEEYKMLLLEKESERQDFLILHLKKIIPTLQNLEVSKTKIKMNGHFRNLKPPRL; encoded by the coding sequence ATGAATCAAGTACCAATGTTCCCCTTATCCATAGTTCCTTTTCCTGGAGAACAGGTTAACCTTCACATATTTGAGGAGCGCTACAAACAATTAATTCTGGATTGTCATACTGAAAACAAAAACTTTGGTATCATTCCATACATAAAAGACATGCTTATGGATTATGGTGTTGAAATGAATCTCACTAAAATACACAAAGTGTATCCAAATGGAGAAATGGATATTCGCAGCGAAGGCTTGAGAGTATTTCGTGTAATTGAATTTTTTAAAGAAGCCAAATCAAAATTATATCCGGGGGCGATTGTGGATTATGCAGATAATATTGAAGATGAAGACTATGGCAAAAGAATATTGTTATGGGATCTATTACAGGAATTGTTTGATGTGCTCAATGTAAGAAGGAAATTTAACAAAAAACCCACTGATATTTCCACCTTTGAAATAGGCCATCATGTGGCTCTTCCGCTTGATGAAGAATACAAAATGCTCTTACTTGAAAAAGAAAGTGAAAGACAGGATTTCCTCATTCTACACTTGAAAAAAATAATCCCTACGCTTCAAAACCTGGAAGTTTCAAAGACTAAAATTAAGATGAACGGTCATTTCAGAAATTTAAAACCACCGCGTTTATAA
- a CDS encoding tetratricopeptide repeat protein, giving the protein MEKSKRRLAAIMFTDMVGYTALVQENEKEAKKRRERHRATQKNATEKFNGNILQYFGDGTLIVFDSAVDAVLCAIEIQTELSKAPSIPLRIGIHTGDVVIEDDGIFGDGVNLASRIETFCKPGAVFISNKVHDEVKNQNEIRTRYLGPFEFKNVKKPIDIFAIVDDNITVPDVKDYISNRADKVKSIAVLPFVNMSHEKENEYFSDGISEEVLNALTRIKGLKVTSRTSSFAFKNSKEDIKSIGKTLNVNTILEGSVRRSGKKVRITAQLINTEDDYHYWSETFNRELLDIFEIQDEIAEKIASKLQSEIDEDRSPGENSAHVKNMDSYKSYLQGMHHFYKFTPEDAKKAIKQFKEAIAIDPEYGPSYAAYASCLTYLGSIGQMKPKEVFPQAESMAVKAIKLSPENSLSYVAIGIINLFYKWNFPKAKSYFEQAIEVNPSSSEPYTYLGWYYLMMENFTKHLEYQQKAYDLNPMSIQNLMYLAQAYFVSKDYENARSHYRKILEMEPSTRGAYEGLAWIELANENYDKAIEYFKKYRSFLTDPLKGWTGLGFAYGKAGYTKEAIQALENTHERLKNDDSISLDVDFAIINAGLGRMDEAFNHLKNALKNRLGGIIFLKINPIWEFVRKDKRFHEIIKEFNESVIE; this is encoded by the coding sequence TTGGAAAAATCTAAACGTCGATTGGCCGCAATTATGTTCACCGATATGGTAGGCTATACTGCATTGGTGCAGGAAAATGAAAAAGAGGCAAAGAAAAGAAGAGAAAGACATAGGGCAACACAAAAAAACGCTACCGAAAAATTCAACGGGAATATATTACAATATTTTGGTGATGGTACACTCATCGTATTTGACAGCGCAGTGGATGCCGTCTTATGTGCTATTGAAATCCAAACTGAACTAAGTAAAGCACCGTCAATTCCCTTGCGGATCGGGATTCATACCGGAGATGTGGTGATTGAAGATGATGGTATTTTTGGCGATGGTGTAAATCTTGCCAGTCGGATTGAAACATTTTGCAAGCCTGGAGCAGTGTTCATTTCAAACAAAGTGCATGATGAAGTTAAAAACCAAAATGAAATACGAACCCGTTATTTGGGTCCTTTTGAATTTAAAAATGTTAAAAAACCAATAGATATTTTTGCCATTGTCGATGACAACATAACTGTGCCTGATGTTAAAGATTACATTTCAAATCGGGCCGACAAGGTTAAAAGCATTGCTGTGCTCCCCTTTGTCAATATGTCGCATGAGAAAGAAAATGAGTATTTCAGTGATGGCATATCCGAAGAAGTACTAAACGCCCTGACACGAATTAAGGGTTTAAAAGTAACATCCAGGACCTCTTCATTTGCCTTTAAAAATTCAAAAGAGGATATTAAGAGTATTGGAAAAACCCTTAATGTGAACACCATTCTTGAAGGCAGTGTCCGGCGGTCAGGAAAAAAAGTGCGAATTACCGCACAGCTGATAAATACTGAGGATGACTACCATTATTGGTCAGAAACTTTTAACAGGGAGTTGCTGGATATTTTTGAAATTCAGGATGAAATAGCTGAAAAAATAGCTTCAAAGCTTCAATCTGAAATTGACGAAGACAGAAGTCCGGGAGAAAATTCTGCGCACGTCAAAAATATGGATTCCTATAAATCCTATCTTCAGGGAATGCACCATTTTTATAAGTTCACTCCGGAAGATGCAAAAAAAGCAATAAAGCAATTTAAGGAAGCAATTGCAATTGATCCTGAATACGGCCCATCTTATGCAGCCTATGCGAGCTGCCTTACTTATTTGGGCTCTATCGGTCAAATGAAGCCAAAAGAGGTCTTCCCACAAGCCGAATCTATGGCTGTCAAAGCCATAAAGCTTAGTCCGGAAAATTCATTGAGTTATGTTGCCATCGGAATTATTAATCTTTTTTATAAATGGAATTTTCCTAAGGCTAAAAGTTATTTTGAGCAGGCCATTGAAGTCAATCCCAGTTCTTCAGAACCCTACACTTACCTGGGTTGGTATTATTTGATGATGGAAAACTTTACAAAGCATTTAGAGTACCAGCAAAAGGCATATGATCTTAACCCCATGTCTATTCAAAATTTGATGTATTTGGCCCAGGCCTATTTTGTTTCCAAAGACTATGAAAATGCCAGATCGCATTATCGAAAAATACTTGAAATGGAGCCCTCTACAAGGGGAGCCTATGAAGGGCTGGCCTGGATTGAACTGGCCAATGAAAATTATGACAAAGCCATTGAGTACTTTAAAAAGTACCGATCTTTTCTTACAGACCCATTAAAAGGTTGGACTGGCTTGGGTTTTGCATACGGCAAAGCCGGCTATACAAAAGAAGCAATTCAAGCACTGGAAAATACACATGAAAGACTGAAAAATGACGACTCCATAAGTCTGGATGTAGATTTTGCTATTATAAATGCCGGATTAGGCAGAATGGATGAAGCCTTTAATCATCTCAAAAATGCCCTTAAAAACAGGCTTGGAGGAATTATTTTTCTTAAAATTAATCCGATATGGGAGTTTGTAAGAAAAGACAAACGATTTCATGAAATCATCAAGGAATTTAACGAAAGTGTAATAGAATAA
- a CDS encoding MBL fold metallo-hydrolase produces MKIGFYGATRQVTGSMFLLEFENDFRLLIDCGLDFDKNRDKNQNKRLFEFEASMINAVVLTHAHLDHSGNLPNLLKEGFEGKIYSTHATFDLCDILLRDSASLNKKAYDRFKKAQFKPKKKIISLDPYALYFEKDVERTLDHFQTIDPDKKIKINDSIYLTFHTAGHLLGAAHVEVEFEEKGQKKTMGFSGDIGRKNYPLLQDPVNLPGSLDYLVCESTYGNREHSDMESPEEVLKKIICETCVEKSGRLVIPAFSIGRTQALLYTLHKLSERGDLPEIKVFTDSPLAMKSTKIYEYYTSWLNEEARAFKKENEFLFDFDNLIYLASTEESRALNNHTEPCIIISSSGMIDGGRVTQHVLANITNPYCTIMIIGYCTPGTLGYDLIMGRKMVYNNGRSYPVEAKIFVTDVFSGHGDLNDLKSFVQNQSKDSLKQIFLVHGEQKAMDDFKDSLEAAGYDQVVIPEKYQEFEI; encoded by the coding sequence ATGAAAATAGGTTTTTACGGAGCAACAAGACAAGTGACGGGCAGCATGTTTCTATTGGAATTTGAAAATGATTTTAGATTGTTGATTGACTGTGGGCTTGATTTTGATAAAAACAGGGACAAGAATCAGAACAAACGTCTTTTTGAATTTGAAGCTTCGATGATCAATGCAGTAGTTCTTACGCATGCTCATTTAGATCACAGTGGGAATTTACCAAATCTCCTTAAAGAAGGATTCGAGGGCAAGATTTACAGCACTCATGCAACATTTGACCTTTGTGACATTCTATTAAGAGACAGCGCTTCATTAAACAAAAAAGCCTATGACAGATTTAAAAAAGCGCAGTTCAAGCCCAAAAAGAAAATAATTTCCCTCGACCCTTATGCTTTGTATTTTGAAAAGGATGTTGAAAGAACACTTGATCATTTTCAAACAATAGACCCGGATAAAAAAATTAAAATCAACGACTCCATTTATCTAACTTTTCACACGGCAGGCCATTTGCTCGGTGCGGCTCATGTAGAAGTGGAATTTGAAGAGAAAGGCCAGAAAAAAACCATGGGCTTTTCAGGGGATATAGGCAGAAAGAATTACCCATTGCTTCAGGACCCTGTCAATCTTCCCGGCTCTCTGGATTATTTAGTCTGTGAATCAACTTATGGCAATAGGGAGCACAGCGACATGGAAAGCCCGGAAGAGGTTCTCAAAAAAATTATCTGCGAAACCTGTGTTGAAAAATCGGGAAGATTGGTTATCCCCGCATTTAGTATCGGCAGGACCCAGGCACTATTATATACGCTTCACAAACTTTCGGAAAGAGGTGACCTTCCTGAAATAAAAGTGTTTACTGATAGTCCTCTCGCTATGAAAAGCACAAAAATTTATGAATACTATACTTCATGGTTAAATGAAGAAGCAAGAGCATTTAAAAAAGAAAATGAATTTTTATTCGATTTTGATAATCTTATATATCTGGCGAGTACAGAAGAAAGCAGGGCTTTAAATAATCATACGGAACCCTGTATAATTATTTCTTCATCTGGTATGATTGATGGTGGAAGAGTGACTCAACACGTTTTGGCCAATATTACCAATCCCTATTGTACTATTATGATAATTGGCTATTGTACACCGGGAACTCTGGGCTATGATCTTATCATGGGACGAAAAATGGTTTATAATAATGGCCGCTCCTATCCGGTAGAGGCAAAAATATTTGTAACTGATGTTTTCAGTGGTCATGGCGATTTAAATGACTTAAAATCATTTGTTCAAAATCAATCGAAGGATTCTTTAAAGCAGATTTTTTTGGTTCACGGTGAACAAAAAGCCATGGATGATTTTAAAGATTCTCTTGAGGCAGCAGGCTATGACCAGGTAGTGATTCCTGAGAAATACCAAGAATTTGAAATTTAA
- a CDS encoding glycoside hydrolase family 3 protein, translating to MKKLLNNTIPLIIFLLISYSTACQSREQSSFSLKDYYIESSALDKKVNKLFNEMSNKEKASQMIITAAGKYGKPHEEVIGLVREKTVGGVLLLNGTKEGFSDLVRQINEISKKENLTPQIFSADAEPSLLNYKIKGTEEVPKTSSISNVETSRKVAAKISNELLNIGINHNYAPVIDISQDNEAIGNRSYGSDPLQVVNLAMAFMEMSQDMEIVSTIKHFPGHGNVKGDTHEKLVFIDGEMTEVQNYQPFIDAGALSIMVAHLAVKNNQKYDTRGLPASCSRNIVSDLLRSEMKFEGIIITDAMNMGALKEFGNAPLLAAQAGCDLILMPMDERKLNKDLQLALTEKSAFKNQLEESIKRVLRLKVCLGLL from the coding sequence ATGAAAAAACTTCTAAATAATACGATTCCACTAATTATATTCTTATTAATCAGTTATTCGACTGCCTGCCAAAGCAGAGAACAAAGCAGCTTCAGTTTAAAGGATTATTACATTGAATCCTCTGCACTCGACAAAAAAGTCAATAAACTCTTCAACGAGATGAGTAATAAGGAGAAGGCATCTCAAATGATAATTACTGCTGCAGGTAAATATGGCAAACCCCACGAAGAGGTAATTGGCCTCGTTCGTGAAAAGACGGTGGGAGGTGTATTACTTTTAAACGGGACCAAAGAAGGCTTTTCAGACCTGGTAAGACAAATCAATGAAATTTCTAAAAAGGAAAACCTCACACCTCAAATTTTTAGTGCAGATGCGGAACCCAGTCTATTAAATTATAAGATTAAAGGAACCGAGGAGGTCCCCAAAACCTCGAGCATTTCAAATGTAGAAACAAGCAGAAAAGTAGCTGCAAAAATCAGTAATGAATTGTTAAATATTGGCATTAATCACAATTATGCACCGGTTATTGATATCAGTCAGGATAATGAGGCCATTGGAAACAGAAGCTATGGAAGCGATCCTCTTCAAGTAGTTAACCTGGCAATGGCCTTTATGGAAATGAGTCAGGATATGGAAATTGTGTCTACGATCAAACATTTTCCCGGTCACGGAAATGTAAAGGGAGATACGCATGAAAAGCTAGTGTTTATAGATGGAGAAATGACAGAAGTACAAAATTACCAACCATTTATAGACGCCGGTGCATTGAGCATAATGGTCGCTCATTTGGCTGTCAAAAACAATCAAAAATATGATACACGGGGATTACCTGCGAGTTGTTCTAGAAATATTGTAAGTGATCTTTTGAGGAGTGAAATGAAATTTGAAGGAATAATTATTACCGATGCTATGAATATGGGTGCATTGAAAGAATTTGGGAATGCCCCATTATTGGCGGCGCAAGCCGGGTGTGATTTGATTTTGATGCCAATGGATGAGCGAAAATTAAATAAGGATTTACAATTGGCACTAACCGAAAAAAGCGCCTTTAAAAACCAATTAGAAGAATCCATAAAAAGAGTACTAAGATTAAAGGTATGTCTTGGTCTCTTATAA
- a CDS encoding ABC transporter permease, which yields MLKNILITAWRNTIRDKGYSLLNLLGLSVSIIASLLLVLYINHELSYENFHEKRDRIFRIVSHFQERDDEFSWASTQPPLGKQIKADYPEIEEYVRLNGIGNNTKLKIGNKVYNEDDLILADSTYFDIFSHTFFEGDPASCLDEPNSIVLTKSLADKYFGDEPALGKTIEDSDGESLKVTGVIEDLPRNTHMDFTGLVSLNSIENLGGGWGSFYLRTFILLKDNVNPETFKSKLPEVIVNYVDPIFEQYGVKVEYEMQVLSSIHLFSNTDGEQGGGSIGYIYIFSIVVVFMLAIAAINYMNLATARSERRAREVGIRKVLGSYKWMLILQFISESLILTLSALIISLASIKFIFLRPFNAMTSREFYFSDIFQAEIVLSIIAMLFLLGILGGSYPAFYLSGFKPVKVLKGRFVHGKNSVPLRKILVVVQFAISIAMIISTIIVFDQLSFLRNKDLGFAKDQILVVPFGDQSMAEKYDILKNELSQNSDIISMSCAMSSPGRGYPKNLLPIESKDGFVEKGVNFYRVDQDYIPTLEIELLQGRNFSKDLASDSNSVIVNQLFVDRMDWDEPIGKRIRVSRDDDEQVEYLYVIGVMEDFHQLSLYQELEPLAFFYGENLPFVHIKFHPDKVKSVQKNISEIWEKVYPNQPFDSYFLDQRFFESYEADEKRSKVFTLFSGITIFIACIGLLGLASYSAEQKTKEIGIRKVLGANERNIIFLLTKEFFILIFIALGIASLASYFLMNNWLNDSFVYHTTIHPKSFLYAGLIAVFFVLITVGFQAFRAANNNPVDALRTE from the coding sequence ATGTTAAAAAATATTCTTATAACCGCCTGGAGAAATACCATAAGAGATAAGGGTTACAGTCTACTTAATTTGCTGGGTTTATCCGTGAGTATTATCGCCAGCTTATTACTGGTACTCTATATAAATCACGAGCTCAGCTATGAAAATTTTCATGAAAAAAGAGACAGAATATTTCGAATAGTATCGCATTTTCAGGAAAGAGACGATGAGTTTTCCTGGGCCTCAACCCAGCCTCCGCTTGGAAAACAGATTAAAGCAGATTATCCGGAAATAGAAGAATATGTACGGTTAAATGGTATTGGAAATAATACCAAATTAAAAATTGGCAATAAAGTTTATAATGAAGATGATCTTATCCTTGCAGACAGCACATATTTTGACATTTTCAGCCATACTTTTTTTGAAGGTGATCCGGCTTCCTGTTTGGATGAGCCCAATTCAATTGTTTTGACCAAAAGCCTTGCTGATAAATATTTCGGGGATGAGCCTGCATTGGGGAAAACAATAGAAGACAGCGATGGTGAATCATTAAAAGTAACAGGAGTAATTGAGGATTTGCCCCGAAATACACATATGGACTTTACAGGATTGGTTTCGCTTAATTCAATAGAAAATCTCGGGGGTGGATGGGGCTCTTTCTATTTGAGAACATTTATTTTATTAAAAGATAATGTCAACCCTGAAACATTCAAGTCCAAACTTCCGGAAGTAATTGTCAATTACGTAGACCCAATATTTGAGCAATACGGGGTAAAAGTAGAATATGAAATGCAGGTTTTATCGAGTATACATTTGTTTTCAAATACCGATGGAGAACAAGGGGGCGGAAGCATAGGATACATTTACATATTCTCAATTGTTGTTGTATTCATGCTGGCCATAGCAGCGATTAACTATATGAATCTTGCCACAGCAAGATCTGAACGACGAGCCAGAGAAGTCGGAATACGAAAAGTACTCGGTTCTTATAAATGGATGCTTATTCTTCAATTTATATCTGAATCTCTAATTCTGACATTGTCCGCATTGATAATAAGTTTAGCTTCCATTAAGTTTATTTTTCTGCGGCCATTCAATGCCATGACTTCGCGTGAGTTTTACTTTTCAGATATATTCCAAGCTGAAATTGTATTGAGCATTATTGCAATGCTATTTCTTCTGGGAATTCTTGGAGGAAGTTATCCGGCATTTTATCTTTCAGGATTTAAACCGGTAAAAGTTCTCAAGGGCCGTTTTGTCCACGGAAAAAATTCAGTTCCGCTTCGAAAAATTCTTGTTGTTGTTCAGTTTGCCATTTCTATTGCAATGATTATTAGTACCATCATTGTGTTTGACCAGTTGTCATTTTTAAGAAATAAAGACCTTGGTTTTGCAAAAGACCAGATATTGGTTGTCCCCTTTGGAGATCAGTCTATGGCAGAAAAATACGATATTCTTAAAAATGAATTGAGTCAAAATTCCGATATTATTTCGATGTCCTGTGCCATGTCTTCGCCGGGCCGTGGTTATCCAAAAAATCTTTTGCCGATTGAATCTAAAGATGGTTTTGTTGAGAAGGGCGTAAACTTTTATAGAGTAGACCAAGACTATATCCCCACTTTAGAGATTGAATTACTACAGGGGAGAAATTTTTCAAAAGACCTGGCTTCCGATTCAAACTCAGTGATTGTGAATCAACTTTTTGTAGATAGAATGGATTGGGATGAGCCCATTGGCAAAAGAATCCGTGTGAGTAGAGATGATGATGAACAAGTTGAATATTTGTATGTCATCGGTGTAATGGAAGATTTTCACCAGTTGAGTTTATATCAGGAATTAGAGCCCCTGGCATTTTTCTATGGTGAAAATTTGCCTTTTGTCCATATAAAATTCCATCCCGATAAAGTTAAAAGTGTACAAAAAAACATCTCTGAGATTTGGGAAAAAGTATATCCCAATCAGCCTTTTGATTCTTATTTTTTAGATCAGCGTTTTTTTGAATCTTATGAAGCGGATGAAAAACGATCCAAAGTATTTACCTTGTTTTCCGGCATTACCATCTTTATTGCTTGCATTGGCTTATTGGGATTGGCCTCTTATTCAGCAGAGCAGAAAACAAAGGAAATTGGAATAAGAAAAGTATTAGGTGCTAATGAGCGCAATATCATATTTCTTCTCACCAAAGAGTTTTTCATTTTGATATTTATTGCTCTTGGCATTGCATCTCTCGCTTCTTATTTCCTCATGAATAATTGGTTAAATGATTCATTTGTATACCACACTACTATTCATCCCAAGTCATTTCTATATGCCGGATTGATTGCTGTTTTTTTCGTTTTGATTACTGTTGGGTTTCAGGCATTTCGCGCTGCAAATAATAACCCCGTTGACGCATTACGGACAGAATAA